The sequence ttggaaaattatgagagtttcaaaggttttggttatatatatatatatgttaggggtgtgcatgggttgggTTAGATCGAACTGAGAGGATTTCTTGAGAGGATTTCTTGACCTAACCCACCATGGTggatcaaaaaaaattcaacccaacccaatccaacccattacataagtccaacccaacTCAACTCAACTCACATGGGTCAGGttggacaaatttttatttattttttattattaataaattgagtagaaaaaaaatataaatatattaaaaaaacccaaagattagtatcaatgtaactccttaaaggcaaacaacattaatgactaaacaacaatagtaatttactaaggtttgtgtgaactaattagtttttatataggatagggAGAGctggttattttaaaaaatctattaattatataatattatatatatatatatatatatatatatatattaaatatatgggatggtcgggttgggtttggcaggtttgaaattttatgacttAAACCCAACCTGACCcgctatcaaaattttttttgtaacccAATTCACCAAGGCCTAAAAACTGACCCAATCTGCGCGGGTTGGATCAGTTTTGGCAGGTCGGTTGCACACCcttctatatgtgtgtgtgtgaatttaaGACATAATTGATCAATAGCTTAGTGGTGTGGTAAGTGTGTTTTGACCTAGGAGCATGATATAAATACCACATTTCagccaatttttttaatgctctCTCACCATCAGGTAAGTGATCAGTAGCTTAGAGTTTGTTCAAGGAAACTGCCCTCAAAACCGAACCGATTCTCTATCTCTCACCATGAGATAACTGATCCTACCCGAAccgattctctctctctctctctctcaattctcaaaCTCTATCGTTTCGTTCTGAGTTCCCCAGCCGAATTGTTTGCTGGATCTTCAGGAAAATGGGTACGCTGCTTCGTTCTTCCCACACTTGTTTTCGTTGTTATTGTTATTCTACTCTTACTGCTGCTGCTACTACTTCTACTAGTATTGCTAGTGCTAAAAAAACCCCgaatcacaatcacaatcaaAATCAATTCTTGAAATCTGTTAGAGATCAGTGCAAATCTAGAAGCTTTAGGAATGTTGATCATGCCTTAGacctgtttgataaaatgcttcaCATGCGCCCTTTGCCTTCCATTGCCGATTTTAATCATGTTTTGGGTGCCATTACAAGAATGAAGCATTACCCAGTAGTCATTACTCTATTTAAACAATTGGGCTCGTCAGGAATTGCTCCCAGTATTCCTACTCTCAATACTTTGATTAATTGCTTCTGCCAGTTGAACCGAGTAGATTTTGGGTTCTCTGTCTTAGcaacaattttgaaacttgGTTATCACCCAGACTCTATTACTCTAGACACCCTTGTGAAGGGTCTCTGTTTTCAAGGTAACATTGCTAGAGCTGTGAAGTTGGTAGAAGATATGGAGAAGAAAGGGTATCAACCTGGTGCATTTACTTGTGGAACGATACTAAATGCTCTGTGTAAGATTGGTAAGACTGATATGGCTATTGGGTTGCTCAGGAAATTGGAAGAAGGGAATTTTGAGCTTAATGTGATAGCATATAGCACAATCATTGATAGTTTATGTAAGGATAGGTTGGTAACTGAGGCCATGAACTATTTGACTGAAATGATGAGTAAAGGCATTCAGCCGGATCATATCACTTACAATTCCTTAATTCAAGGCCTATGCAATTGCAGCAGGTGGAGAGAGGCTACTACTTTGTTGAACGAGATGGCACAGAGGAAGATTGTGCCAAGTGTGAGGACCTTCAACATATTGGTGGATGCATTTTGCAAAGAGGGGATGTTGATAGAggcaaaaaaagtttttgatgaGATGATTCAAAGAGGTATTGAGCCTAACGTAGTCTCTTATAATTCTTTAATTGATGGATACTGTTTGCAAAATAAATTGAATGATGCCATCGAAGCATTGAACATGATGGTTAAGAGGGGTTGTTCACCTAATGTTGTTAGCTATAGCACATTGATTAAtggattttgtaaaaataaaagaattgatgaGGCAATGAATCTCTTTAATGAAATGTCCAACAAGGGAGTAACTCCTAATGTTGTGACTTACAACACTCTTATAGGTGGGTTTTGTCGAGTGCAGAGACACAAGGCTGCTTTAGAGCTATTCCATAAAATGCAGGCTTGTGGCCAACTTCCAGATCCCCAAACATATGCTGTCTTGTTGGACGGCCTATGTAAGAATGGACAAGTTGTTGAGGCAATAAAAGTGTTTCTTGAGATGGAAGACAAAACGTTGGGCAACGATATTGTGATTTACAACATTTTAATTGATGGTTTGTGTAATGTTGGGAATCTTAAAGTTGCAAGAGAACTCTTATATAGTCTACCTGCAAAAGGATTACAACCCAACGTTCGAACTTACACCATAATGCTCAAAGGGCTTTGCAAAGAAGGACTGCTAGAAGAAGCAAGTGagatatttgaaaaaatggatgGGAGCGGTTGTCCACCTGACAATTGCACATATAACACAATAATCTATGGGTTACTGCGACATAATGAGACATCAAAGGCAATTAAATATCTTGAAATAATGGTTGACAAGGGTTTTTCAGCAAATGCGACAGTTGCAAGCATGTTTGTTGACTTCTTGTTATCTAATCAAGTAGATAAGAACGTTCAAGAATTTCTCCAGAAGCTTGTGTGAAGGTCTTTTAGTTTCTCAACCTCAAGGACAAGTTTCATATTTTATCCATCACATGTCAATCTTTAAAAGATGTGTATCATTTCAGGTAAATTTTATAGTTTCTAAAGatgattttctattttatttatgtatgcatGATTGTTTGTACCTTTAACTGTTCTATCTTTTGTTGTGATTTCATTGTGCACTCATGTTGTTGCTTGGAAGTTGGAACCTATTTTCCTGGATagttgtttcaaaattttttcttatttaaggTTAATGCTAAATATTGTTGCTCTAAAATCTAGCATTTTTTGTGTGGTTATACGTCCCTTAGCCAGTGGAATTAATGATAATAAATGTTCCCTCCAATGAAATTAAGTTTTGGAGTTGCATTTATGCAAACtaagtccccccccccccccccttttcccttttttccccctcttaTAAGCCTTGTGGTGCTATTATGCAGTGGACTGGAGTCAAATTTTGTTAGTCTAACTTGGTTGGTTTATCAACTCAAGGAGTTAGCTGATAATTTTGTATGTGCTTCTCCTTGAATTGTCTAAGAGAGAAGCAACTTAGGTTGTAGTGTAGTACAACATTAACTTCATGGTATAATCATTTTGACATTTACGATTTAAAGTAAATGAATTGAGTTGACTTGCGATCATATAGATGAAGAATAGTTCATTTGTTAGTGATTGATTACATTTCATGGACACGAAAAGCTGATTCTTTTGGAGCTTTTGTAATTTCATTTTGTTGTATGTAGATTGTGAATTCCAAGGCTAACCCTTAATAATACAAAGATAAACTACCCCTCTAAACATCACCCCCTCttagtcattaaaaaaaaagtaacaataaTGGATTGCAGCCAAAAAGTACCATATTAACAAGAGAACTAAAAATGTTCTAAAAAGTCAAGAACAAGATCCATCCATCAGAGCTATACGAATGCCACAATAAAATGAGCCCTTTAAGCAATGAATTAAAATAGCTCAGTAGCTGAAGCTCATAATACTTTACTGGTTGAAACTTGCCACATCCAGTATTTGACGTAGAGTGAGCCAAGCAAGAAAGTGAAGATGCAAATGGATGACActaggaagagagagagagagagaaactttgAGAAGAATCATATGGTTGAATTGATAAACCAAACTCACACCTCTATGTACCCTATCGACAAATGTTTTGCATAATCATTAGCTACATGTAGGTTTTCTGTACCAGTAACTCCATCATGATGTTGAGCAATTGCTAAAGCATCTGCCAGTGATTCTGTATTGGGCTCAGAACTATTCCTTCCTTTGAAAAACTCCAGTTGCCTTGCGGCCAATTATTCATTAAAGAGAATAAATCTTAAACTCTAAAACTGTCATTAGACTGTTCCAATTAAATCCATCTTACAAACTGAAACAGTCACATAAATGATACAAAATATTAGCCACTCATTATTTTGACATAGTGCTTCAAGGCTGGTCTACTGGTAAAGAATCCTGTCCAGTATGCATTTGCACTATCTGCATAACTGGCATGGTGCGTGCTTCAAACTTTAAGAAAAGGTTGAAGTGGGAAGCAACAAGAAAACGGGTTATATAACATCCAAACATAAAACTTACAGGAAAAAGTCACCAGTCTTGGTTGGCGAGGATTCATCTATAGCATACTTTGCATCAGTATATATGGATGGGGTAGAGTATAGAGCATTGACACACCCATCCTGGAAAGCCAATTAgaacagaaaaaaaagaaaaaaaaaaaaaaaagaaggatgtGAAACGATGGGGCAGAATTTACGGACACAAGAAAAATTCAacattaaagagagagagagagagagagagagagagagagagaagaagaagaagaagaagaagaagaagaagaaggaagacaTATGTATGAACTAAAACTTATGTTAGAATGGCATGTATTCATGAGATGGAACTATTAATCCATTTAGCAGGACTATAGCAAGTTTGATTAATGTTAAACTCTTATGGCCAAACCTGAATGATTATGTGTAAAGAAATGGtacatataaaatgaaaattctgGAACAGCTTTTCAGATTATATCCTTCATATTTTATCAATCCAAATAAGTTTTAAGGCTAATATAATACAGGCCAAAATTGAGCACAATGGCATATCCCGAATGCtagaattttatatttcaatgtGAATATAAGCAGTATAATGTATTTCAACTGGGTTGAATCTCTGCACCTCTGCCATTTATTCTTCAGATTCAACCTAAATCATGTTTGAATTTTCCAACTAGGAAACAAATTCATTGCTTCCTCAATTCTTACTATTAGAATTATTGCtaagtgattaaatttatcatttcttaaaagtttaaacttttgagagaattgataatttaacatggtattagagtagGAAATCTTGAGTTTGATCCTTGTTTTTACTTTATCTTTCAtgtaaaatgttaaaaatttcacGTGTTGGGCCCTCACTTATTAAGGGGAACTTTAGGTCCACACATGCGGGGAAgggttagaattatggttaagtgattaaattcaccatttccatTCTTACTGGTTAGAATTATGACtaagtgattaaatttactatttcttaaaagtttaaacttttgggagaATTATTAATTTAACATGGTACTAGAGTAGGAAATCTTGAGTTTGATCTCTATTtttactctacctcccatttaaaatgttaaaaatcatACGTGTTGGGCCGGCCCCACTTATTAAGGGGAACTTTAGGCCCACATGTGAGGGAGAGGGTTAGcattatggttaagtgattaaattcacaattttcttaAGTTTTTGGAAGAATTAGTAATTTGACACTCACCTTATAGTAGATTACCAACATTATTCCTTAAATTATTACCAGCAGCCTTTATTAGAAATACAATACATCTTAGTTCAAATGAGTATCTTATCATCTAATTTGCCTTTCTTTAATAGACATGAGACATGCATATTTAATCACAGATTATAACTTAAACAATATTCTCAAACAATATTCTGTCAAACAACCCTCAACTTAAGGAATTCGTAGAGACTTGAAAGGCATAAAATTATGATGATCATGGAGAAACCATCTGAAACCATCTTTGTAGTTTTAACAATCAGTCACCTTGTTGATGGTTCCAGCTATggacaaaataccaaaattgaCCAAGTTCAACCAATTGTTAGCATTTAGTTTTTGGACATTTATGCTCtatttggatgtttaaaaaaggaggggtagagtaaagggagggagagtaattcagttacttgtttggaagttttttaaggaagaatGGGAGGGGTTTGGaagggtttcaactacctctaactCCTCATTTTTAGTTCCCCAAATTGGAAAGATTCAGAGGAAGAGTAGAGTAGTTAAATTATTGCCCAAATGAATTCCTCAATTTTCCcattctaaattaacaaaattacaaaccgattatataaaataaattcacgTTATTTCTGTCATCAGTCTCAAATTTTTCTCAACTCTCTCAGCCTTGAAGACTCCGCTgcctctctctcacacaattTCTTCCACACTTCacactgtctctctctctcacacctTCTTCACAATCAATCGTCTCTCACgcttgggtttttcttttagAGGTAaactctgtttttctttttgtttcatgGGTTTCTTTTGAGTTGGATCAAATAACTATGTtcttaaaattgtgattttattgGGTAATTTCTTATTAACTGTGATTTTATGGGGTAATAACATGTTATTTGTGGGTGGGTTTTGGATCTAATTgcttttcttaattaaattttaaagtttcaaagtaTTGCTCATAACGTGTTTGATAAAGTGCTTGAGTGAGTTTAGATTGTGAACTTGCATAAATTTGTATATTGTAGCTATATATGGATCtatgtttcttgtttatttttattgggtaatttcttgttttttgtgaatgggtttttgattttattttttatactagaattttaaagtttcaaagagTTACTCACAATGTGTTTGATAAATTTTGGTGTCTACTCTTTTACAATCATTTCAACCGCTTGATCATTTGTACACTAATACTCTAATAGTGACCTGATTGCTAAACTTCCTTGATCAGGGCCAATGCAAAACTAGTTTATGCTTGCGAATGGAATGCCAATGCCATTGAGGCACTCCAACACAATCTACAAGCCAATTCAGTGAGTGATCGTTGTATCGTACTTGAAGGAGATAACTGTATTACAGCACCTAAAGTACGTCCATACACtgatttattttgttagttAATAAATTCTAAATAGTCAAGCTGTAGCACTAGCATATCatgattaaataatttaaattcctATTAGGTTATTTTaagttaatgaaaattttcttgtcTAGTGATGTAGAGAGGAAATTTTAATTGACAATGTATATTTGAAGGTCATGACTAGTTAATAGATGTTGTCCTGTCAACTTTCCTGTGTAATGGTTGATGAacattagtattatttttttgatgaacattactattatttttttgataggttggtgaacattactattatttttttgataggttgaTGAACATTTTTAAATGCTTGATTTGAACCTAATTTGGAAGATGAATTATTatacttactttttttttttaattttttttattaagtcaaAAACTGAATTTAAGATGTAGGCAACCACAACCCACCTAATAGTTGCCTAAGCCAAAGTCTGAGGAGATCTTCTGAGGTGTCAGTTGAATGTGTTATCTTTTGACGCTTCAAATTAAATTTAGACGCACACAATGGTTGAAACCTTTTATGGCTGGTTCACAACAGATTGTGAAACCGTCCTTTGTTGATATAGAATACTGATGCAATGAGCTAGTTTGCAGTGGCTGATATTTTACACTGGTCCAAAAGGAAAAGTCTATCATGAAAACATGCGTTTATGTACAAGAAGATGGACTGCTCTGATTGATTCCTTTTGATTTTCTGCATGCAGGGTGTTGCTGATTGTGTTTGTCTTGGTCTCATTCCAACAAGTGAGGGTAGCTGGGTCACTGCTGTAAGGGCATTAAGGTAACTGCCACTACTCTGTATATGGTTCCATTCAAtcacttgtttttttgttttgttttgtggtcCAAAATGTCTTCAGCTTCCAGGAAATGTTTAAGACTGCATTACTtccaatttttgttatttacttttcaaaatgtttaaaatttctAAGTATCCTTTCATTGCATTGTTTCTTGTTGCTGTTTCATTTTGTAGTTTGAAACATCTCAAATGTCCAGGAAATGTTTCAAATTCTGAACAACCTCAGTGTTAAAACTTCCATTCCT comes from Castanea sativa cultivar Marrone di Chiusa Pesio chromosome 3, ASM4071231v1 and encodes:
- the LOC142627155 gene encoding uncharacterized protein LOC142627155 is translated as MGTLLRSSHTCFRCYCYSTLTAAATTSTSIASAKKTPNHNHNQNQFLKSVRDQCKSRSFRNVDHALDLFDKMLHMRPLPSIADFNHVLGAITRMKHYPVVITLFKQLGSSGIAPSIPTLNTLINCFCQLNRVDFGFSVLATILKLGYHPDSITLDTLVKGLCFQGNIARAVKLVEDMEKKGYQPGAFTCGTILNALCKIGKTDMAIGLLRKLEEGNFELNVIAYSTIIDSLCKDRLVTEAMNYLTEMMSKGIQPDHITYNSLIQGLCNCSRWREATTLLNEMAQRKIVPSVRTFNILVDAFCKEGMLIEAKKVFDEMIQRGIEPNVVSYNSLIDGYCLQNKLNDAIEALNMMVKRGCSPNVVSYSTLINGFCKNKRIDEAMNLFNEMSNKGVTPNVVTYNTLIGGFCRVQRHKAALELFHKMQACGQLPDPQTYAVLLDGLCKNGQVVEAIKVFLEMEDKTLGNDIVIYNILIDGLCNVGNLKVARELLYSLPAKGLQPNVRTYTIMLKGLCKEGLLEEASEIFEKMDGSGCPPDNCTYNTIIYGLLRHNETSKAIKYLEIMVDKGFSANATVASMFVDFLLSNQVDKNVQEFLQKLV